One Actinoplanes missouriensis 431 DNA segment encodes these proteins:
- the rpsF gene encoding 30S ribosomal protein S6, translated as MRHYELMVILDPSLEERTVAPSLDQYLNVIRTAGGSVEKLDVWGRRRLSFEINKKAEGIYAVVDLQATPEAVAELDRQLRLNESILRTKVIRPETR; from the coding sequence TTGCGTCATTACGAACTCATGGTGATCCTCGATCCTTCGCTCGAGGAGCGCACCGTTGCTCCGTCGCTCGACCAGTACCTGAACGTCATCAGGACCGCGGGTGGCTCGGTGGAGAAGCTCGACGTCTGGGGCCGTCGCCGGCTCTCGTTCGAGATCAACAAGAAGGCCGAGGGCATCTACGCGGTCGTCGACCTGCAGGCGACGCCTGAGGCCGTGGCCGAGCTGGACCGTCAGCTCCGCCTCAACGAGTCCATCCTGCGTACCAAGGTCATCCGTCCCGAGACCCGCTGA
- a CDS encoding deoxyribonuclease IV, translating into MRIGAHVDSAEPLVEAAARGADAVQFFLTDPQGYKSPVPRDDAEQLRASEVDIYIHAPYIVNVASPNNRIRIPSRKLLMAHAKAAAEIGGKGLIVHGGHVGSGADLADGFTNWRKAFEYAAKDGGLPLPVLIENTAGGDNACARRFDDLARLWDAVGEFGAGFCLDTCHAFAGGEDLTGIVDRVKSITGRIDLIHANDSKGGFDSGQDRHDNLGNGKIDPELVVAAIRAAGAPAIVETPGGADGQTADIALLRERTGG; encoded by the coding sequence ATGCGCATCGGAGCCCACGTCGATTCCGCCGAACCGCTGGTCGAGGCCGCCGCCCGCGGCGCCGACGCGGTGCAGTTCTTCCTCACCGACCCGCAGGGTTACAAATCGCCCGTTCCACGCGACGACGCGGAGCAGCTGCGGGCGTCCGAGGTGGACATCTACATCCACGCGCCCTACATCGTGAACGTCGCCTCGCCGAACAACCGGATCCGGATCCCCAGCCGCAAACTGCTCATGGCACACGCCAAGGCCGCCGCCGAGATCGGGGGGAAAGGGCTGATCGTGCACGGCGGTCACGTCGGATCCGGCGCCGACCTCGCCGACGGTTTCACCAATTGGCGAAAGGCTTTTGAGTACGCGGCGAAGGACGGCGGCCTGCCGCTGCCGGTTCTGATCGAGAACACGGCAGGCGGTGACAACGCCTGCGCCCGCCGCTTCGACGACCTCGCCCGGCTGTGGGACGCGGTCGGCGAGTTCGGGGCGGGCTTCTGCCTGGACACCTGTCACGCCTTCGCCGGCGGGGAGGACCTGACCGGCATCGTCGACCGAGTCAAGTCCATCACCGGCCGCATCGATCTGATCCACGCCAACGATTCGAAGGGCGGATTCGACTCGGGCCAGGACCGGCACGACAACCTGGGCAATGGGAAGATCGACCCCGAGTTGGTGGTGGCCGCGATCCGGGCCGCCGGGGCCCCCGCCATCGTGGAGACCCCGGGCGGGGCGGACGGGCAGACCGCCGACATCGCCCTGCTGCGCGAGCGCACGGGCGGCTGA
- a CDS encoding single-stranded DNA-binding protein, whose translation MAGETTITVIGNLTDDPELRFTPSGAAVAKFRIASTPRTLDRQSGEWKDGEPLFLACNIWRDAAEHVAESLQRGARVIVQGRLRQRSYETREGEKRTVYELEVDEIGPSLRYATAKVQKMNRSGGGGGGFGASGGGNRQSGGNGGGGGGNRDFDDPWATAAPASSGGGRSSGGGNSSFDDEPPF comes from the coding sequence ATGGCAGGAGAAACCACCATCACGGTCATCGGTAACCTCACCGATGACCCTGAGCTGCGCTTCACCCCTTCGGGTGCGGCGGTCGCCAAGTTCCGCATCGCTTCCACGCCGCGGACCTTGGACCGGCAGTCGGGCGAGTGGAAAGACGGCGAGCCACTATTCCTCGCGTGCAACATCTGGCGTGACGCCGCTGAGCACGTCGCCGAGTCGCTGCAGCGCGGCGCTCGGGTGATCGTGCAGGGCCGTCTGCGTCAGAGGTCTTACGAGACGCGCGAGGGCGAGAAGCGCACCGTTTACGAGCTCGAGGTCGACGAGATCGGCCCGTCCCTGCGCTACGCCACGGCGAAGGTGCAGAAGATGAACCGGTCCGGTGGCGGCGGAGGTGGCTTCGGCGCCTCCGGTGGTGGCAACCGGCAGTCCGGTGGGAACGGCGGAGGCGGCGGCGGAAACCGCGACTTCGACGACCCCTGGGCCACCGCTGCGCCCGCCTCCAGTGGTGGCGGCCGCTCCTCCGGCGGCGGCAACTCCTCGTTCGACGACGAGCCTCCCTTCTAA
- a CDS encoding glycosyltransferase family 87 protein, whose protein sequence is MSAQPPTDQPDVSAPTSDGFVRGLSQFIGGPLGSHAVRPDARPGRFWTAPRLVLALTCLVLALSWVQKSPCMDGNWQKNVQYTRYCYTDVLALYYAEGLNEGKVPYVDHPVEYPVVTGYFMGALGLPVHWYGKDHPDINQGSWFYNANALVLSLLAVATAAIILALRRRRPWDAAIFALSPILLLTATINWDFLAIGMAAFGLWLWVKRKPVWAGIFLGLGAAAKLWPLFILGPILILALRTGRLRPFVSSFLATGVTWAVVNFPVFYWHHESWLRFFRLNSERPIDWGTFWYIGRYLDGKWASGNAGDQGPFQWLSNHIPTLNYVSYALFGLACLGILLLGMLAPRRPRLSQLVFLVVAAFLIFSKVWSQQYVLWLLPLIVLARPKWGVVIAWSIAEVGYLAAFYAELIGAGGKTVIPEGTFVLASTARIVTVGLMFVLVAREVWRPELDVVRQSYDGIDPEAGPLDGPEAPWVTRFRRAFGFGPSEEAPALPASSAPALTEPEHDRVG, encoded by the coding sequence GGTGGTCCGCTCGGATCGCACGCGGTCCGCCCGGACGCCCGGCCCGGGCGGTTCTGGACCGCGCCACGGCTCGTGCTGGCGCTGACCTGTCTGGTGCTGGCGCTCTCCTGGGTGCAGAAATCGCCCTGCATGGACGGGAACTGGCAGAAGAACGTCCAGTACACCCGGTATTGCTACACCGACGTGCTGGCGCTCTACTACGCCGAGGGGCTGAACGAGGGCAAGGTCCCCTACGTCGACCACCCGGTGGAGTACCCGGTCGTCACCGGCTACTTCATGGGCGCGCTCGGACTCCCGGTGCACTGGTACGGCAAGGACCATCCCGACATCAACCAGGGCAGCTGGTTCTACAACGCCAACGCGCTGGTGCTCTCGCTGCTCGCGGTCGCCACCGCAGCGATCATCCTGGCGCTGCGGCGACGCCGGCCATGGGACGCGGCGATCTTCGCGCTCTCGCCGATCCTGCTGCTCACCGCGACGATCAACTGGGACTTCCTGGCGATCGGCATGGCCGCCTTCGGCCTCTGGCTCTGGGTGAAGCGCAAGCCGGTCTGGGCGGGCATCTTCCTGGGCCTGGGCGCCGCGGCGAAACTGTGGCCACTCTTCATCCTCGGCCCGATCCTGATCCTCGCGCTGCGCACCGGGCGGCTGCGCCCGTTCGTCAGCTCGTTCCTCGCGACCGGCGTCACCTGGGCCGTGGTCAACTTCCCGGTCTTCTACTGGCACCACGAGAGCTGGCTGCGGTTCTTCCGGCTCAACTCGGAACGGCCGATCGACTGGGGCACCTTCTGGTACATCGGGCGGTACCTGGACGGCAAATGGGCCAGCGGCAACGCCGGTGACCAGGGCCCGTTCCAGTGGCTGAGCAACCACATCCCGACGCTGAACTACGTGTCCTACGCGCTTTTCGGCCTCGCCTGCCTCGGCATCCTGCTCCTCGGCATGCTCGCGCCCCGGCGCCCGCGGCTGTCCCAGCTGGTGTTCCTGGTCGTCGCCGCGTTCCTGATCTTCAGCAAGGTGTGGTCGCAGCAGTACGTGCTCTGGCTCCTGCCGCTGATCGTGCTGGCCCGGCCGAAGTGGGGCGTGGTCATCGCCTGGAGCATCGCCGAGGTGGGATACCTCGCCGCCTTCTACGCCGAGCTGATCGGCGCCGGCGGCAAGACGGTCATCCCGGAGGGTACGTTCGTGCTCGCCTCCACCGCCCGGATCGTCACCGTCGGCCTGATGTTCGTGCTGGTGGCCCGCGAGGTGTGGCGTCCCGAGCTGGACGTGGTCCGGCAGTCCTACGACGGGATCGACCCGGAGGCGGGGCCGCTGGACGGTCCCGAGGCCCCCTGGGTCACCCGTTTCCGGCGGGCCTTCGGCTTCGGGCCGTCGGAGGAGGCCCCGGCCCTGCCGGCTTCGTCCGCACCGGCTCTAACCGAGCCGGAACACGACCGCGTCGGGTAG